The DNA sequence TGCTCTCACGGACAGTGGCGATGTTTTCGGTAGATGGCGGTAGGTGGCATTTCGTCGACGTACGGGTATTGGTTGATCGTTTACTGAACCAGTGGACTCAAATTTATCCACCACACTGCGAATAGTCCTCTCGGTAGGACGATTATGGCGCCCGTATAATGGGCGAAGCGCGCGGAACGTTGCCCGAACAGAACACccattttgataaaacaattttatcatttGCACGTGTTGTTGAACGCTATATCCATCCATGGTGATTTGTCAAAACAGACTGAATAAATGACAGCCAATTTGACAGATGTAGCTTCAACAAGATGGCCGCTATCAACTGTAAAAGTTCGGAAGTCCCTATTGAAAGACCctttacaattatgtcaattttaaatggaacgcctcagagcgaggtaacgcctcagagcgaggtaacgcctcagagcaaggtaacgcctcagagcaaggtaacgccgcatgagtcatgttttttcgtgcatgcagccggctccatcgaattataagacgttgtcacgtcaaaaactctccgccactctttttaatcgccaagttttttgttatacacaacgtttgtaaggcaaccattacaccatgttccacatgacatcctaagtaataaataataataaaataaattaaaaacaaagatatgTCCTCTATCAgaaggaggcatggtgaaataggagcacgcacttatctcgtgggaacaacacgcaacacgcaaatacatagtcgaaataacgaAACGTAAGATTTAAAGCGACGACTCTGTGTTAGCACATAAGCGCAATTACCTTTTCCGTGACTTTAATAATAggaaattaaattcttaatctCTTAAATTGTCACGTAtcgatttaatttataataatatatcttatcTTATGTTATACGATTTTTCCGACTTGATAGTGTAGGTGGTTCGAAGAGAATAGTTTAATATCCATACATTTTCTTTCTAAGAAGGCACAAggatttcatataatattttattttaagacgtTAGAGTATTGTTGAAAGCAAacaatattgaataaatacgtAGAGAAGAGTTTCTCTAGTATTTATTCAAAGAGGACTTAAGTAGTTTATTATTCTtggtacaatttattataaatttctaacgttattgaaatatttaagaagTAACAATTGGAATGTTAAGTCTagttaatgatattaaagattattttaaacatgatTACTGTTAAACCTAGTAACTACTTACGAAATCAGTCTAAAGgtgaaaaatagtttaaacaaAATGGTAATTAAACCACTaaagtaaaacatatttaatatagagcagtgttggcctaatggtAAGGTGagcgactttcatccctgaggtcgcagTTTCGCtttccggctgtgcaccaatggactttccatGTGTATAGCGTCTGTCGGGCACGGAAAGCTGATCATTAGCGGATTAGTAACAAATTtgcaataattaatacaataatttcaatgtaatatttattatattaattttaaacaagtacctacttgaaattgaaatttattgaaGATATAATTCCACGCAAAATATTTCGAAATTAATCCAATCAAGCAAATTAACGATATTTCATTTGTACCTTCCGTAATTAATAGCTTATCAAATAGTTGCATTGATTTCAACAAATTTTTGTAGATTGACCTTTGATCAGAACTTTGTTCTAGATGTCGTCAACGAAGTGGACAAGTCAACTGAGGATGGTATTGACAACAAAGCATTTAGTactgaaaatatttcaaacgGCAACACTGTTACGGACAAACAGATAGAAGAAAAAGGTAATAGTTATTTTCAGAAATAATTAATCTGTCTTTTATCATACatctaaaggtgggaactgaccaacgttacgaggtgtaatgtaacatgtaatgtaatgttacacagcgagcattccgtgcagtcagtacgtcgtgttacgggggaaaacaacgtaacacgacgtactgactgcacgaatgctcgctgtacaacattacattacatgttacattacacttcgtaacattggtcagttcccaccttaaaaCATTTGGTATATTAATACCAAAATCATTACAATTTTaggcttttattaaatttggagGCCCATGTTTTACTCAATccgtatatataatattataatacattttaaaataagttttaatcatttattttaatagttaacGGTGGAACTTCAAATGAATGTGAAATGTTTATCTAAGTGCATaagtatgaaataatttgatttgcaTTCGACTCGTGGAAATGTTTCACATTATTAGTTGaacatttttcataaatacGCCTTTACTGAAGTACCTTCATCAATTTATTCTAGAATGTACATATTAATAGGAATTCTTTTTTTCAGTTGAagaaaacacaacaaaatcaatattcagATTTCCAAGTAAAAAATCGCtcctttataaaatatggtGGCTCTACAGTTGGCCTCTAAGACTAGTGTTATCCTGCACAATACCCTCACCAGTTACGTATCGGAGGCTTTATCCTATCTCATTTATTATGTGCATTGTTTGGATTGGTGGAAATTCGTACTTCGTGTCCTGGAGTATGACAGTCTTAGGTAATTGATATACTATCTTATTCAAAATATCTAAGTGTAAAGTAACGTTAACATAATTTGATTGAAAAAGTGCTAGAGtgatattgtattatatatgttaaagttagttataaaattcacatattcaattatatatgcaaaagttttttactttttgaacAGCGTTTctaaattacgaaataataattctgatatataattatgaattatgaagagcagtgttggcctagtggcttcagcgtgcgactctcatagctgaggtcgtgggttcgatcaccggctgtgcactaatggactttcattatatgtgcgcatttaacatttgctcgaacggtgaaggaaaacatcgtgaggaaaccgacatttcttagaagttgacggcgtgtgtacttgcctattagatttaaaaattatcatgaaacagattcagaaatctagggccaagacctaaataggttgtagcgccactgattttttttttattcaatataattatgaaaGTATTGGTTTCATAACCATAGTAAGTTTGCCAATCGATAATACATGAAAGGCTAACCGTACATTTCAGATTTCGTTTAAAATGTTTCTCTGAATAAACAATGggctataaacatatagttgttaTATACATTAGTTAATCGTTGTTTGTTTAGAATTGTCACATAATCAGATCTATGACAATTTTCATGGTATttctcataaaataaaaaaataaaatataataactaaaatatattattataaggagtccctttaggtaaggttccgaagatactggcagcgttccccatttagctagactaattctttgtccaaggtagctgccagctcttcggtctcctgtgatgtcgactaacctttttgatatttcctttaaaaagtcttatagcgctaggacaacacggaccaagggtctcgacaccgaatgggacaaaatcatattcggagcctagacccctgtatttgcagtCTTTAGCTTTGTAAACAATTGTACCTTCAAttcaaaaatcttaaaatataatatataaatttaatattccttaaaataagcgaatgtaaaaaaatcacgatctcttaaaattaaaatgtttctcGTATAACTTCCgtggttaagtaattttaacatAACGTCTATGAGGAAGGAAAATTGGTCGAAGTTACTTCGTGCTCAGGTACTTCGATGAAGATAGTTTttcctattattatttctcaACAAAGTATTACTGattataagtaataagtacCTGCACTTATCGCAAGTGTTTGTTAGTACTTAAAGCTAATTAAAATGGCcttattatgaaaaatgaGAGCAGTTAGggaaatttgttttgttcgtCCTTGGATATAAAAGCCGTATAGTAATAAGTTCCGTAACCAAGAAACCGCGGTAAAGCCTTTTGCATTGTTTACTTTTGCTGGTTATTATCAACTTTCCTTTGTCAATTTTATAATGTTCTTTAATTAATGTCAAtacacttaaattattataataactctTATGTCTACTGTGACATTAGATTCCAttgttttgtgttaaatttttttatttaatataatctcAATGGATGTTTAATTACGTGTACACGGAGGGAgctacataatatatgaacacatatttttatctttttgcgTATTTATTATCGGTTAAatgtaaagtatatatttcgcaatattacaatataatatggCAACAAGTAATTCGACCTTGAATTTTCCACTTAGGTCTAAAGGGAAACACataaattgaatgaaattatcaattaaaaaattaaactgcCTTTATATTTGCTATATTGCTATAGAAGTGAAAATTAGgcctttaaatttattgccagtttatTTCGTACTTTCTACGtttttgatttgagaactggtattaaatttagaatcgaTCGATTTTGTATTGAAGTTTTGGCTTGACAACGTactcattattattaagctgcaaacataaaaatttgaaaaaaagtcgcaaaaatatactttgcatttgcatatattataattattttgcagGGCACACATTTTTAATTCCGGATTCGGTGATGGGAATGACGTTTTTGGCCTTCGGAGGATGTTTGCCAGAGGCATTATCGATCTATATCATGTCGCGACGAGGTATGTATGCAAACTTAATCACAGAGGCTTTTATGATtgagtaaattataatttagtgtTTTATGCGAGCCGTTTAAGGAAAATTAGAGAAATACGTTGGCTGACAGCTGTCaggaaaaactttattaatcaGCTTAACTGTGAAGAAATGCTACGTCTATTCTTAAACATCTCGCTTCACACAGAATAAAGCTATTGTCAAGtggtaatttcaaatttagaatgttTTATATCGAtggcaataaattaaatttaaatgcgtattatattgttatcaaAGTAATAAAACCTTATGATAACTGTCGTCAAATtgcgattaatttttaattaacctcTTAACAATGATTACACATTATCTATGCTCTGCGATAGTTTGTTGCAACAGCGAATTTTACTCGTTACGGTTATCCAGAAGGAGCCAGCCAGGAGTATTTCTATTGAGGCTTGAAATTCATGCAACGGTCTGCAATCAGGCTGTTTGGCTTTGcgtaattatatatgtacaattAAGTATCTAAGCACTTGTTACAAGTGTTATTTGCGTCATTTACGAGTATTATTAGCATAAATTGAATTGTTAGTTACTgtataatatagatattttaactCTATGCCAtggtttcttataaaaatgcGCGTGATTTCGAACTATAAAGATTATGTTGTTACAGGTGAAGGGGGTATAGGTGTTTCCAACGCTTTGGGAGCAAATTCCTTGGCAATACTCTTCGCTCTTGGAATGCCATGGATGATACAAACCCTCACATTCCTCGTCCAGGGCTCGGAGATCACTTCTGTATACATTAACTCGGCGGGCATAGATTTTGTGGTTGCCTCTCTGCTCCTGGCCGTAGCTGTCCTCTGGGCCGTCTTGTACATTGGAAAATTCCACCTTCGCCGTAGTGTGGGCATTGTTCTTATTTGCTTTTACATTGcatttattacatttgcaattttattagaaatggAAATTATTTTGCCATCTGCTTTGATGTGTTGATGGacaattaaaaatggaacGTGTTGAACTTGTAATACGACGGCTTTGTTtctgttaatattaataatactatgCGTAGAGttaaccaaaataaatatttttacgtaatgaatttattaataggCGCTGCCTGGTCggatttgtaaatattgtatagtaattgttaagttttacaaattaaatttgattccCAAGGTTGAGAATGTATATAACATATAGGCAAAAATACTTTGTGACACGCGGCGATCACGCAATGTCTACAATCCAAACTCATGCTTGGATTTGTTGCTAGCTCCATATTTGTTTGGATATAATAACCCATCACTGTGGTCGTCCAAAGCGTAGTATTTTTGTCTAGAGTGAATGACGCTTGGTTTTAATCGGTGTTCCCTGGTTGACCTATCACAGGCTACGTCTTCGATTTTAAAAAACGCATTCTTTATCGCTCGCTTATAGATGCAACAATATTGCTTAAATAAATGGAGGAATTTAAGAAGATCTGATTAAACGTATGAGATGGATTAAATCGATCGAATGGTCTCGATCATAGGTTGTATTGTCTTGTTTTATCATGGACAGATTTCAAGACCTCGATTgttaaaggaaaatatatttctccaaaaaataatgaaagaaataaaaatattcttacttTTTTGTGTTTTAGTTTGATTTGTTGTTCGTGAACTGCTTTCAGTATTAAGACCGTGCAGTTGTAGCGTTGTTATGTATTGAACAGGTTTGGTATTTTACCTTACAattctaaaaataactttGCGTCATATCTGTCTTTATCTTCTTTATAACTGGTAAGTTATGCTTCTTCGAAGTGCCACTGTAATTGGATGGGTGTGgcatatttgattattattctttaatttattccgTAACCAATACTCAGATACTAGATAATTGCTGAGGCATGGTTGATACgaaattgattgattgatattTCATTCAAGATATCAACTGGGATATCTTGAATGAAATATCACTTACACGGTGATAaggttaataattaaaagctatTTCATGGTTATTCTAGTGTCCTATAGTACAGTATAAGATAGATTCGGACGTTTTCAGTGTACTTAgtgtattaaataatcattaacggttaattaataattctcaAAACTATTTCTCCTAAATATAATCCAGAAGAAGAAGATAGtagtaggcaagtaggtgatcatcctTCTGCGACTGATACAAGCGATTTCTGGGCCTCACCGTACCAGtgaacatagaaagaaatgcCCATTGGTGCAGTCATGATTCTAACGCATGACTCTagggttgagagtcgcacgcttgGGCCAGTTGGCCCGAAGAATTAAGACAGTAGCCAAAAATGAATTTCGTGTTCAGTGCGACAAGatttgaaatgtatttttcaaGATGTTAATGTAATGTCATCTTTTTAATCGTAAAAGCGAAAGCAAACGTACATAAAGTAAGCAGAAACTATTACTTAAATACATAAGAAATAAAACGGAAAGAAGTTTTTTGGGgtaaagttataatattatagtgaAATTACAGAAGGTTTAAATtcgcatttaaattttattgaattttcagtattattaaaa is a window from the Pieris napi chromosome Z, ilPieNapi1.2, whole genome shotgun sequence genome containing:
- the LOC125062799 gene encoding sodium/potassium/calcium exchanger 4-like isoform X2, translating into MRRLDDEAEIWHWTPWIRTRTQVVEKYVTDVTCFSENSIDSFPPGIFDDVQLRQGGFILYVFFGLYAFTLLAIVCNDYFIPCVELICEDLKIPQNVAAATFMAVATSCPEFFVNVISTFLTQSDMGIGTIVGSGLFNILGVAAIGSLAAGSPIKIDRRPVTRDALIYMINVSVLVVIVWDGEVIWYEALVLGLLYIVYFFVMFNSMKLFVLYDKIVGCCCRKPAYVVNEVDKSTEDGIDNKAFSTENISNGNTVTDKQIEEKVEENTTKSIFRFPSKKSLLYKIWWLYSWPLRLVLSCTIPSPVTYRRLYPISFIMCIVWIGGNSYFVSWSMTVLGHTFLIPDSVMGMTFLAFGGCLPEALSIYIMSRRGEGGIGVSNALGANSLAILFALGMPWMIQTLTFLVQGSEITSVYINSAGIDFVVASLLLAVAVLWAVLYIGKFHLRRSVGIVLICFYIAFITFAILLEMEIILPSALMC